CGTCATGCCGTAGGCGATCGTGATTTCGCTGAGGTGCATCTTCGAGACGACCTTCTTCATCGTCTCGATGGGACATGGCGAGCCCGCCATGATGCCGGTGCGCAGCCGCGAAAAGTCGTATGAGGCGAAGGCCGGATGGTCGAGCTCGGCGATGAACATGGTCGGTACGCCGTGCAGCGCGGTGCATTGTTCCTCCGCGGTCGCCGCCAGCGTCGCGGCTGGATCGAAGCCCTCGCCCGGAAACACCATGCTCGCGCCAACCGATACGCACGCGAGCACCGCCAGCACCATCCCGAAGCAGTGGTACAGCGGCACCGGAATGCACAAACGGTCCTGCTCGCTGAGCCGCATCGCCATCGCGATATAGCGCGCGTTGTTCACGACGTTGCGATGAGTCAGCGTCGCGCCCTTCGGATGGCCCGTCGTGCCGCTCGTGAACTGGATATTGATCGGCTCGCGGCACGATAGCGTCGCGCCGATCGCATCGAGCCGGGCGGCATCGAACGACGCACGCCCGCGCTCGATCACGTCGGAAAAGCTCAGCATGCCTGGCGTCTCCGTATCGCACATACGGATCACGTAGCGCAGCTCCGGCAGCCGTACGGCATGAAGCTCGCCCGGCGCCTGCGTGGCCAGTTCGGGCGCGAGCTCCTGCAGCATCTCGAGGTACATCGACGTCTTGAAGCGCTCGGCACTGATGATCGCCTTGCAACCCACCTTTTTCAGCGCATATTCGAGCTCAGCGAGCCGGTAGGCCGGGTTGATGTTGACGAGGATCGCGCCGATCCGCGCGGTCGCGAACTGCGTCAGCAGCCACTCGACGCGGTTCGGCGACCAGATGCCGACGCGGTCGCCCTTCGCGATACCGAGCGCTAGCAACCCGGACGCGAGTACATCCACTTCCTGCGCGAATTCGCTCCACGTCCAGCGGATGAGCTGCTCGCGAAACACGACGGCCGGCCGGTCGGGAAAGCGCGCGGCGGTGTCACGCAAAAACTCGCCGACGGTCGCTTCGCTCAACGGATTTTCAGTCGACCCGCGGACGTATGACAGTCCATCCGCCGGTTCGATCAGCGCACCTTCGCCCGAGCTATGCGTTGCCATGGTGTTGTCTCCGTGAGCGCAAGCGCGCTCGATTGAAATAAATTTTGAAATCGATTGTGCACCGGCGCGTATCCGCCTGGCATCAAGTCTTACCCGCACCGCGCGGGACCGCATCGCGCCGAGCTCGGCGAACCACATTGTCTGTTTTCCGATCTTGTGGATTCTGCCGACCTTTACGTAAACGTCAATCATGCATCAAAAAAAAGCAGCCGCTCGGGCTGCTTTCTTCTACTACTTACTGCTTTAGTGCTGGCCACGCAGCTTGCGCAGACGCTGGATTGCCGCGAGCTGCGCCGTCGCGTACGCGAGTTCCGCCTGTGCGGTCGCGTACTCGAGGTTCGAGCCCGTGTTCTGCAGCGCCTCTTCCGCACGCTTGCGCGCGTCTTCGGCCTTGGCTTCGTCGAGATCCTTACCGCGGATCGCGGTGTCGGCGAGAACCGTCACTGCGCCCGGCTGAACTTCGAGGATGCCACCGGCGACGAAGACAAACTCTTCTTCGCCGTTTTCGGTTTCGATGCGCACCGCACCCGGACGGATCCGCGTGATGAGCGGCGTATGGCCCGGCAGAATGCCGAGCTCACCTGCTTCGCCCGGCAGCGCGACGAATTTCGCCTGGCCCGAGAAGATTTGCTCTTCCGCACTGACGACGTCTACTTTGATGGTTGCCATATGTGTCGACTCCTGTCGACGAGAGCTAGCGCTTTAGTGCCGACTCCCGTCCCATGCAAGGCGCGTTAAGCGTAATAAGAGGCGCCGCCTTTTGCTCAACCCTGCCGATCTGGCAGAGATGCGCGAGGCCCGCGCCCGCTTCGTCACACCCGACCTTTACTGGATCTTCTTGGCCTTTTCGAAGGCCTCGTCGATCGTGCCGACCATGTAGAACGCCTGCTCCGGCAGGTGGTCGCACTCGCCTTCAACGATCATCTTGAAGCCACGGATCGTTTCCTTCAGCGGCACGTACTTGCCCGGCGAACCCGTGAACACTTCAGCGACGTGAAACGGCTGCGACAGGAAACGCTGGATCTTACGAGCGCGCGCGACGGCGAGCTTGTCTTCCGGCGCGAGTTCGTCCATGCCCAGAATCGCGATGATGTCGCGCAGTTCCTTGTAGCGCTGCAGCGTTTGTTGCACGCCGCGCGTGATCGAGTAGTGCTCTTCGCCGATCACGTTCGGGTCGATCTGACGCGAGGTCGAATCGAGCGGGTCCACCGCAGGGTAGATACCGAGCGAAGCGATGTCACGCGACAGCACGACGGTTGCGTCGAGGTGGCCGAAGGTCGTCGCAGGCGACGGGTCGGTCAAGTCGTCCGCAGGGACGTACACGGCCTGCACCGACGTGATCGAGCCAGTCTTGGTCGACGTAATACGCTCTTGCAGCTTACCCATTTCTTCAGCCAGCGTCGGCTGATAGCCCACTGCCGAAGGCATACGACCGAGCAGTGCCGACACTTCGGTACCGGCCAGCGTGAAACGGTAGATGTTGTCGACGAAGAACAGCACGTCGAGGCCTTCGTCGCGGAAATGTTCGGCCATCGTCAGGCCGGTCAGTGCGACGCGCAGACGGTTGCCCGGCGGCTCGTTCATCTGGCCGTACACCAGCGCGACCTTGTCGAGAACGTTTGAGTCCTTCATTTCATGATAGAAGTCGTTCCCTTCGCGGGTGCGCTCGCCCACACCGGCGAACACGGAGTAACCGCCGTGTTCCTTCGCGATGTTGTTGATCAGTTCCATCATGTTGACGGTCTTGCCCACGCCGGCGCCACCGAACAGACCGACCTTACCGCCCTTAGCGAACGGGCAGATCAGGTCGATAACCTTGATGCCGGTTTCGAGCAGCTCGGTCGACGGCGACAGTTCGTCGAACGCCGGAGCCTTCTGGTGGATCGCTCGTGTGGTTTCGCTCGAGATCGGGCCGGCTTCGTCGATCGGACGGCCCAGCACGTCCATGATACGGCCGAGGGTCGGCTTGCCGACCGGCACGCTGATCGGGTTGCCCGTATTCTTCACGATCGTGCCGCGGCGCAAACCGTCCGAAGCACCCAGACAGATGGTACGGACCACGCCGTCGCCCAGCTGTTGCTGGACTTCGAGCGTCAGCTCCGAACCTTCGAGAATGAGCGCGTCGTAAATCTTCGGCATGGTTTCACGCGGAAATTCCACGTCGATCACCGCGCCGATGCACTGTACGATCTTGCCTTCTACCAAAGCAGTAGTACTCATCGCTTTTCCTTTAGATACTCAATTCTTCACTCGCGCAAAGGCGCAGTTTCTCCGATGGGTGCGCCGCTCGGGCGCACACGAAACGACCTGCCTGACCGGGGTCAGACGGCCGCCGCTCCACCGACGATTTCCGACAGTTCTTTTGTGATAGCGGCCTGACGGCTCTTGTTGTACACCAGCTGCAGATCGTTGATCACCGTCTTCGCGTTGTCCGAAGCGGCTTTCATCGCGACCATGCGGGCCGACTGCTCCGATGCCATGTTTTCCGCGACGGCCTGATAGACCAGCGCTTCGACATAACGCACCAGCAGTTCGTCCACCACTGCCTGGGCATCCGGCTCGTAGATGTAGTCCCACTGCGTGCTCGGCGTCGTACCGTCTTCTTCCGTGCGCTCGAACTGGTCCGCCGACAGCGGCAGCAGCTGCTCGATCACAGGCTCCTGCTTCATCGTGTTCACGAAGCGCGTGTACGCGAGGTACACAGCCGAAATCTTGCCTTCCGAGAACAGGTCGAGCTGCACCTTGACGGCGCCGATCAGTTTTTCCAGATGCGGCGTATCGCCCAATTGCACGACGTTGGACACGACCTTCGCCTGCAGCCGGTTCAGGAAGCCCAGGCCCCTGCTGCCGATCGCGGTTGCCTCGATCGTCTTGCCCTGGCCTTCCAGTTCCTTGAACTTCTGCAGCGACGCGCGCAGCACGTTGGTGTTCATCCCGCCGCAAAGACCTTTATCGGTCGTGACGAGGATGATGCCGGCCGCTTTCGCACCTTCGTTCGACATCATGAACGGATGACGATACTCCGGGTTGGCACGGCTCATGTGCGCAGCGATATCGCGGACCTTGTCGGCATACGGGCGAGCAGCGCGCATGCGCTCCTGAGCGCGGCGCATCTTGGATGCAGCCACCATCTCCATCGCTTTCGTGATCTTGCGCGTGTTTTGCACGCTCTTGATCTTGCCGCGAATTTCCTTCATTCCAGCCATTGCTTGCTCCTTTGTCGGCCTCAGTTAGCGCTTTAGCGCTTACCCGGGTCCTATGCAAAGCGGCCGAAGCAGCGCGGGAGCATTCGCATGCGGCCCGCGCCGCTTCAAGGTCCGTTTATGCCTTGCGGATCAATAAGCGCCGGACTTCTTGAAGTCTTTGACGGCCGTGTGCAGCAGGCCTTCGTCGTCCTTCGAGAGTTCCTTGGTATCTTCGATACGCTTGACCAGGTCAGCATGGCTCGACTTCAGGTGGTCGCGCAAGCCCTTCTCGAACGGCAGGACTTGAGCAACTTCGAGGTCGTCGAGATAGCCGTTGTTCGCCGCGAACAACGACACAGCCAGTTCCCACACTTGCAGCGGCTGATACTGCGGCTGCTTCAGCAGTTCCGTCACGCGACGGCCGCGCTCGAGCTGCTTGCGGGTCGCTTCGTCGAGATCCGATGCGAACTGCGCAAATGCAGCGAGTTCACGGTACTGCGCGAGATCGGTACGGATACCACCCGACAGCTTCTTCACGACCTTCGTCTGAGCCGCACCACCCACACGCGACACCGATACGCCAGCGTTAATTGCCGGGCGGATACCTGCGTTGAAGAGGTCGGTTTCAAGGAAGATCTGGCCGTCGGTAATCGAAATCACGTTCGTCGGAACGAATGCGGTCACGTCGCCCGCCTGCGTTTCGATGACCGGCAGTGCCGTCAGCGAACCGCTCTTGCCCTTCACCTCACCATTGGTGAACTTCTCGACGTAATCTTCCGACACGCGAGCTGCGCGCTCGAGCAGACGCGAGTGCAGATAGAACACGTCACCCGGATAAGCTTCGCGGCCCGGTGGGCGGCGCAGCAGCAGCGAGATCTGACGGTATGCCCAAGCCTGCTTGGTCAAGTCGTCATAGACGATCAGTGCGTCCTCGCCGCGATCGCGGAAGTATTCACCCATCGTGCAGCCGGCGTACGGTGCGAGGTATTGCATCGCGGCCGATTCCGAAGCCGAAGCGGCCACGACGATCGTGTACTCGAGCGCGCCAGTTTCTTCCAGCTTGCGCACCACGTTCATGATCGACGAAGCCTTCTGGCCGATCGCGACGTAGATACAGACGAGGTTCTTGCCCTTCTGGTTGATGATCGCGTCGACTGCGACTGCGGTCTTGCCACACTGACGGTCGCCGATGATCAGCTCGCGCTGGCCACGGCCGATCGGCACCATCGCGTCGATCGACTTCAGACCGGTCTGGACCGGTTCCGAAACCGACTTACGCCAGATCACGCCCGGAGCAATCTTTTCGATTGCATCGGTCTTCTTCGCGTTGATCGGGCCTTTGCCGTCGATCGGGTTGCCGAGTGTGTCGACCACGCGGCCGAGCAGTTCGGGACCCACCGGCACTTCGAGAATGCGGCCCGTCGTCTTGACGATGTCGCCTTCCGAAATATGTTCGTATTCACCCAGAATCACAGCGCCGACCGAGTCGCGCTCGAGGTTAAGTGCGAGACCGAACGTGTTGCCCGGGAATTCGAGCATTTCGCCTTGCATCACTTCCGACAGCCCGTGGATACGCACGATACCGTCGGTCACGGAGATCACGGTGCCCTGGTTGCGAACGTCTGCGCTCGCGTCAAGGCCCTGGATCCGGCTCTTGATCAGCTCGCTGATCTCAGAGGGATTGAGTTGCATTATTCGCTCCTGATAGTCAATTCTGTTGCGTGCCAGCCGCTAAAGCGCGAAGCACTTCAGGCCGTCAGGGCCGTTTGCATGCTGGCGAGCCGCGCGCGGACCGAGGTATCGAGCACTTCGTCGCCGACCGTTACGCGCACGCCGCCGATCAACGACTGATCGACTTCGACCGTCGGCTTCAGTTTGCGCTTGAACTTACGTTCGAGGCTTGCGACGAGTTCGTTCAACTGCGCACCTTCGAGCGGGAACGCGCTGACGATCAGCACATCTGCCGCTCCTTCGCGGGCGTTCTTCAACTCTTCGAACTGCGAGGCGATTTCCGGCAGCAGCTGCAGGCGATGGTTGTCCACCAGCATCTGCACCAGATTCTTCGCTTGCGCATTGTCCCTGAGCGGCGACTTGACCGCGGCCAGCAGCAGATCGCTAACCTGGGCGCGGCTCACTTTCGGGCTCGAGGCGATCGACAGCACTTCGGGCAGACGCGCAACCTCTGCCAGCTCCTGCACGAGCGTGGACCAGGCGGCGATGTCACCGGTTTCGGCCACGCCAAACAGCGCTTCCGCGTACGGACGGGCGATGGTTGCAAGTTCGGCCATGATCAGAGCTCGGCTTTCAGTTGATTCAGCAGGTCAGCGTGAGCTGCCTGGTCGACTTCGCGCTTCAGGATCTGTTCAGCGCCCTTCACAGCGAGTGCAGCGACTTCGCCACGTAGCGCCTCGCGCGCCTTCACGACCTGCTGATCCGCGTCGGCCTTCGCCTGCGCGATGATGCGAGCGGCTTCGGCCTGCGCCTGAGCCCTGATTTCGTCGGCGACTGCGACAGCGCGCTTTTCGGCGTCGGCAATGCGTTGCTGGCCGTCGTTGCGAGCCTGGGCCAGTTCCTGGTCGACGCGCTTATGAGCGGCTTCGAGTTCCTGCTTGCCCTTTTCAGCGGCGGACAGCCCGTCCGCGATCTTCTTCGCGCGCTCGTCGATGGCGTTGATCAGCGGCGGCCACACGAATTTCATCGTGAACCACGCGAGGATCAGAAACACGACCATTTGCGCAAACAGGGTTGCGTTGAGATTCACGGTGTTTCCTTAAACGTTGCTAGTTCGGAAAGTGAAACGGCAAGGCGCTCATCGATTCTGCTCGATCAGCGCCCCAGTACCCGTTCCGCCCTGCGCCTTTACCTGTTATAGCTCAGGCGCAAACCTCCGAGGAACCTCAGCCTGCCAGCTTCGAAAGCAGCGGGTTCGCGAACGCAAACAGCATTGCCACACCAACGCCAATCAGGAACGCCGCATCGATCAGACCAGCCAGCAGGAACATCTTGGTTTGCAGCGGGTTCATCAGTTCGGGTTGACGGGCACATGCTTCGATGTACTTGCCGCCCATCAGACCGATACCGATACAGGCGCCGATAGCACCCAGGCCGATGATGATGCCGATACCGATGGCGGTCAGACCCTGGATGTTGGCGATGAAAGCTTGCATGATCACTCCTTTGTGAAAAGTCTTTTAGAACTGGTTGGAACTGGGATTTAAAAAACTACGATTCCTTGCCGACAACGCAGATTAATGCGTGTCGTGTGCCTGGCCGATGTACACCAGCGTCAGCATCATGAAAATGAACGCCTGCAGCAGAACGATCAGGATGTGGAAGATCGACCACACTGTGCCGGCGACCACGTGGCCGATGAAGCCAAGCACCGTCGTGTCCGCGCCGAAGCTCCAGAGGCTGCCGAGCAGGGCAATCAGCAGGAACAACAGTTCGCCTGCATACATGTTGCCGAACAACCGCATGCCGAGCGAGACCGTCTTCGCGACGAACTCGATGACGTTCAGTGCCAGGTTGGGGATCCACAGCAGTGGATGCGCGCCGAACGGAGCGGACAGCAGCTCATGCACGAAGCCGCCGGCGCCCTTGATCTTGAGGTTGTAGTAAATCATCAGCACGAACACGCCGAGCGCGATGCCGATCGTGCCGTTCAGGTCGGCGGTCGGCACAATGCGGTGGTGCGGGATGGCTTCGGAGAGACCCAGCCAGCCGATCACACGGCCCGGCAGGTCGACAGGAATGAAGTCGAGCGAGTTCATCAGCGTGACCCAGACGAACACGGTCAGCGCGAGCGGCGCAATGAAAGTGCGCGAGCCGTGGATCATGGCCTTCGATTGATCCTCGACCATTTCGACCAGCATTTCGATCGCGCACTGAAAGCGACCCGGCACGCCGGACGTTGCCCTGCGGGCTGCCAGATGCAACAAGACGATCGTGACGAGGCCGCACACGATCGACCAGAAAAGGGTGTCGAGATTCCACACATGGATGTCGAAAATCGACGTCTGGTGTGCGGTGGAAAAGTTCTGCAAGTGGTGCGCGATGTACTCGGACGGATCCATTGCGCGCGTGCCTTCGCTAGCTGCCATATCGTTAAAGCCACCCAAATTGTCGAAAATCGTTCGAGGCCGCTCCCGCCGAAATACCGTATTGCGGGAGCGCGCCGGGTGCGGGCTGTGTCTCATCCGCACACTCGTGCCGGCACTATGCGCCGGCCTTAAATTCTTTTTGCTGCTATTTTTTGTGCTGCTACCTTAGCGCCACGCCAAGGCGATCCAATAAGTCTTCAGCGCGATGAGGTACGTCACGAGAAGCGGAATCCAGCGTACGTCGTGATACCAGAAGGCGATTGCCACAAACATCGCAATCGTTGTCCCCATCTTGAGTGCTTCGCCGACCATCCAGCTCATCACGGTCTCGGCGCCGCCCTGCTTTTTCAGTCGCGCCGCGAACAACGCGCCCGGCACCCAGCAGATCGCTCCCCCCAGGAACGCGGACAGCGCAGCAACGCCCGGCGGCTTGTAGAACAGCCACCACAACAGCGTCACAACGAGGGACAAGACCATTTGCGCCGCGACGACCCTGAACGGCGTCACGCGCGACGGACGACCCACGCCGGGACCAAACAGCTTTTCCGCCTCGGCCCGCGTGAGCGGAACGATATTGTTATCTTCCTGCGCGTCATCCCACGCTTCGCCCGGATCGAACTGCCGACCGGCGGACGTATCGGATACGGAGCGTTCAGCGCGGTGTCTGTCGTCACCGGTCTCCGGCGACAGATTCGACGTTTTACCCGCCATCGCAATGTTCCGAAAGTCTCGTTCAGCCCGCGAGTTTACGCAGCGCTTACGTGGTTGCCGTGCAATTAAATCCGGGCGATTGTAAGCGATAGTTGCAGGCAATTCAAGACTTTAGGCCAGCCTATAAAGGCGTGAAACGTGTCTTCACGATGCGATAAAACCCGTGGTAGCCAGCGCTAAACACATCAAATGTAAGGCGGGACGGGGGCCGCAAAACGCTTGCCGGAAATCGCATGGATCGAAGTCCATTGTCAGGCCATTTCAATGCGGTGGCGGACGTGTCGAAATTGCAACAAGGTACCCTTTTTAAAGGGCTGAGCGGCGCAGCTCATCTATCGGCCTGAATCGTCTTTTGGCCGCAAGGTTCGAGGCTGATCGACGGTCTTGTGATGCAGGCGATGACCGATGGTTGGCTCCTGGATATCAAGCGCTCGAACCAAGGATTCCTGATTATTTGGGCATCAGCTAATTTAGGAATCCACGGCAATCGCTCGCACTAGGTAAACCGGCTCGCGGGCTAATCATGCTGCGCAGCCCGTCAGCCGTTCGCCACCCTTCGCTGTCTAGCGCCAATCCCCGGTCAGACGTCCGCGCTCCCGCGCAGGCGGACCAGAATCCCCTCCAACGCGTCCAGATCCCCGAAGTCCACGAGCACCTGGCCGCGACCACGTCGGCCGAGTTTGATTTTCACCGTCGCCGACAGCAGGTCCGACAGTTCCTCTTCCAGCCGTCGCGTGTCGCGACCGCCATCCGGATTCGCGCGCGCCTTGAGCGCCGGCGTCACCTTCGTGGTCGTCGCGACCAGCTTTTCGGTCTCGCGCACGGACAGACGCTTGTTCACGACCTGGTTGGCCAGCGTGATCTGCGTCGCGGCATCGACGGCGAGCAGCGCGCGAGCGTGCCCCATGTCCAGATCACCGGCGAGCAGCATCGTCTGTACCGGCGTCGCGAGGTTCAGCAGACGCAGCAGGTTAGACACCGCGCTTCGCGAGCGTCCCACCGATTCCGCCGCTTGCTCATGCGTGAAATTGAATTCGTCGAGCAGGCGCTGGATCCCCTGAGCCTCTTCGAGCGGGTTCAGATCCTCGCGCTGAATATTTTCGATCAGCGCCATCGCCGCGGCGGCCTGGTCGGGCACGTCCTTTACAAGCACCGGCACCTCGTCGAGGCCCGCGAGACGCGCCGCGCGAAAACGCCGCTCTCCCGCGATGATCTCGTAGCGGTCCGCCGCAATCGGACGCACGAGGATCGGCTGCATGAGTCCTTGCGCACGGATGCTTGCCGCGAGTTCCTGCAGCGCGCCTTCGTCCATGCGCGTGCGCGGCTGGTATTTGCCCGCCTGCATCTTGCCTAACGGAAGCACATGCGGCGCGCCGTCGATCACCACCGCCTCGGTGATATCCGCGGTGCCGCCAAGCAAGGCCTCCAGACCACGCCCCAGTCCCTTCTTTCTTGCTACTGCGTTCATCGTGCTTCCTCGATCCGCTTAGGATGCTTGGGGCGCGTCATTCAGCGCGCGCACCCGCTCAATCATTTCGACGCCGAACTGCACGTACGCCTGCGCGCCACGCGACGCCCTGTCGAACACCACACCGGGTAGCCCGTAGCTGGGCGCCTCGGCCAGTCGCACGTTGCGTGGAATCACCACGTCGAAGACCTTGTCGCCGAAATGCTCTTTCAATTGATCTGAGACTTGCTGCTGCAACGTGATGCGCGGATCGAACATCACGCGCAGCAAACCGATCACTTTGAGGTCGCGATTCAGATTCGCGTGAACCTGCTTGATCGTGTTGACGAGATCGGACAGCCCTTCGAGCGCGAAGTATTCGCACTGCATCGGAATGACTACGCCGTGCGCGGCGCACAGCCCGTTGAGCGTCAGCAGCGACAAAGCAGGCGGGCAATCGATCAGCACAAAATCGTATTCGCCCTCGACCGCCGCGAGCGCCGTCTTCAGCTGACGCTCGCGATTCTGCATGCTAACGAGTTCGACCTCGGCGCCCGCGAGCTCTCGGTTGGCGGGCACCACGTCGTAGCCGACCGCCTCGGGCCGCACGCGTGCATCGGCCACCGGCAGGTTGTCGACGAGCACCTCGTAGACCGTGTTGGCACATTCGGCCTTGTCGATACCGCTGCCCATCGTGGCATTGCCTTGCGGGTCCAAATCGATGAGAAGGACTCGCTGTCCCTGCGCTGCCAGGCTCGCGGCCAGATTGACTGCGGTAGTCGTCTTGCCGACGCCGCCCTTCTGGTTCGCAACGCAGAAGATTTTTGCCATCGTTGGTGTGTCCCTTTTGCTGCTTGATGAAGTGAAAGTCGTTGAGAGTGCTTCGAGGCCGCGGCGGCCGTCAGCTTTCGGCGTGCACCCGCACCTCGATCAGATGTCGCTCGGCGTCGAGCATCGGCACGTCCAGCCGGATGATCTGCTCCACGTGAGCACCCGCCGGTAGCCGCCCGATTTCGCCATCTGGCCGCACACCCTTCATCGCCCAGATAGCACCCTGGTCGGCAACCAGATGACGGGCCAGTGTAACGAAATCCGCGAGTTCTGCGAATGCGCGCGAGACGATTACGTCGAACTTTGCCGCTACTTCGGCGCCAAGCTGCAGCGTCTCGACGCGGCCGGTCACAACCGACAGGTTCCCCAGGCCCAGTTCCGCTCTCGCCTGTGCCTGAAAAGCCGTCTTTTTCTGGACGATATCGTTCGTCGTGATAGTCCAACCGGGCAGCACGATCGCGAGTACGATACCCGGCAGACCACCGCCCGAACCGACGTCGAGCACTGACGACGGCCCGCGCGGCGCCAGATGCGGCACGATCGACAGCGAATCGAGGATGTGCTGGATCAGCATCTGCCGCGGATCGCGGATCGCCGTCAGGTTGTACACGTTGTTCCACTTTGCAAGCAGAACGACGTAATCGAGCAGCTTGCGCTGTTGCTCGTCGCTCAGTTCCAAGCCAAGCTCGCGGGCACCAATCGCCAGCAGCGACGCCAGGGCATGCTGGTCGATTCCCCTCTGTGCTGCCGTCATTGCACCGCCGGCGCGCTGTCGACGCCGGGTTCGGCGGGGTTCGGCGGACGACGCCCGAGACCGCGCTTCAGGTGGACCATCAGCAGCGAAATCGCGGCAGGCGTGATCCCCGAAATGCGCGACGCCTGTCCAATCGTTTCTGGCCGGAACTGCATCAGCTTCTGACGAGCCTCGAACGACAGCCCGCGGACCTCGGCGTAGTCCAGCCCTTCTGGCAGACGCGTGTTCTCGTGCGCCTCGTTGCGTTCGATTTCGCCGGCCTGTCGGTCGATGTAGCCCTGGTATTTGACACCGATTTCGATTTGTTCCTTAATCTGCGCGAGCAGCACCGGATCTTCCGCGAGCGCCTCAGGCGCGCCGCAAGTACCGTCACGCAGTCCGCAGACGCCATCGTAGCTGACGCCCGGACGACGCAGCAGGTCCGCGAGACTGTATTCGTGGTCGATCGGCTTGCCTAACAGGGCGGTCGCTTCATCCGCAGCTAACGTCTTAGGATTGACCCAAGTCGAACGCAGCCGCTGTGTTTCACGTGAAACAGCGTCACGTTTGCGATTGAAGGCGTCCCAGCGGGCGTCGTCGACCACACCCAGTTCCCGGCCGATCTCGGTCAGCCGCATGTCGGCATTGTC
Above is a window of Paraburkholderia sprentiae WSM5005 DNA encoding:
- a CDS encoding ParA family protein, encoding MAKIFCVANQKGGVGKTTTAVNLAASLAAQGQRVLLIDLDPQGNATMGSGIDKAECANTVYEVLVDNLPVADARVRPEAVGYDVVPANRELAGAEVELVSMQNRERQLKTALAAVEGEYDFVLIDCPPALSLLTLNGLCAAHGVVIPMQCEYFALEGLSDLVNTIKQVHANLNRDLKVIGLLRVMFDPRITLQQQVSDQLKEHFGDKVFDVVIPRNVRLAEAPSYGLPGVVFDRASRGAQAYVQFGVEMIERVRALNDAPQAS
- a CDS encoding ParB/RepB/Spo0J family partition protein is translated as MNAVARKKGLGRGLEALLGGTADITEAVVIDGAPHVLPLGKMQAGKYQPRTRMDEGALQELAASIRAQGLMQPILVRPIAADRYEIIAGERRFRAARLAGLDEVPVLVKDVPDQAAAAMALIENIQREDLNPLEEAQGIQRLLDEFNFTHEQAAESVGRSRSAVSNLLRLLNLATPVQTMLLAGDLDMGHARALLAVDAATQITLANQVVNKRLSVRETEKLVATTTKVTPALKARANPDGGRDTRRLEEELSDLLSATVKIKLGRRGRGQVLVDFGDLDALEGILVRLRGSADV
- a CDS encoding ATP synthase subunit I: MAGKTSNLSPETGDDRHRAERSVSDTSAGRQFDPGEAWDDAQEDNNIVPLTRAEAEKLFGPGVGRPSRVTPFRVVAAQMVLSLVVTLLWWLFYKPPGVAALSAFLGGAICWVPGALFAARLKKQGGAETVMSWMVGEALKMGTTIAMFVAIAFWYHDVRWIPLLVTYLIALKTYWIALAWR
- the rsmG gene encoding 16S rRNA (guanine(527)-N(7))-methyltransferase RsmG, encoding MTAAQRGIDQHALASLLAIGARELGLELSDEQQRKLLDYVVLLAKWNNVYNLTAIRDPRQMLIQHILDSLSIVPHLAPRGPSSVLDVGSGGGLPGIVLAIVLPGWTITTNDIVQKKTAFQAQARAELGLGNLSVVTGRVETLQLGAEVAAKFDVIVSRAFAELADFVTLARHLVADQGAIWAMKGVRPDGEIGRLPAGAHVEQIIRLDVPMLDAERHLIEVRVHAES